In the genome of Hyphomonas sp. Mor2, one region contains:
- a CDS encoding trehalase family glycosidase, with protein MSLIDAPPKAPLDMEAEGIPAAHIAGIDMSHRAPDLTMEQRKLLPSPILEENPELLDLYWRSWAIAFDKVKAGSDTAGTVDHVDAAFSDNLFQWDSCFMIDFLRYATHVLPVYGTLDNFYRKQHSNGFICREINGITGDDYWEDSHPSCINPPLFADAEWRMFKVTGDEGRLALVLQHLVRYYEWLETHRRANDGVGYWTTALASGMDNTPRVYEHGGGHVHKHYDHVWMCLTAQQALAALRISEMAESVSDHETQKLFEKKYTQLFDYINAHMWNAEIGLYVDVGPQDQLTRVKTPAGAWPLLLRNIETDRAEAIRDNFLDRSSFFRAHPIPSVSADHFVYHPHGNYWHGAVWPPMVHLAIRTLRENGQRDAARLIASKHLSNIDAVLKSTGTIWENYAADSISEGNISRPEFAGWTACGPISSLIETIIGIELDAPNNKISWDLTRQDRHGVERLRLGDINVSLIYDPERDVILAEGSAPFTLEVTINGISRDFTISGNRIVIDSPSLRGVGE; from the coding sequence ATGTCATTGATAGATGCTCCCCCTAAAGCGCCACTAGATATGGAAGCTGAAGGCATTCCTGCCGCGCATATTGCCGGAATTGACATGAGTCACCGCGCTCCTGATCTGACAATGGAGCAACGAAAGCTGCTGCCTTCCCCTATTCTGGAGGAAAATCCAGAACTTTTAGATTTGTATTGGCGCAGCTGGGCGATCGCCTTTGATAAAGTTAAAGCAGGCTCAGACACCGCTGGTACGGTTGATCATGTGGATGCAGCGTTCAGCGACAATCTGTTCCAATGGGACAGTTGTTTTATGATCGATTTCTTACGCTATGCGACGCATGTTTTGCCGGTTTATGGAACGCTCGATAATTTTTATCGCAAGCAGCACTCCAATGGATTTATATGCCGTGAAATCAACGGTATAACAGGTGATGACTATTGGGAAGATAGTCATCCGAGTTGTATCAATCCGCCGCTTTTTGCGGACGCAGAATGGCGAATGTTCAAGGTAACAGGCGACGAAGGACGCCTGGCTTTGGTCCTGCAACATCTCGTTCGCTACTATGAATGGTTAGAAACGCACAGGCGGGCGAATGACGGCGTTGGATACTGGACCACCGCTCTGGCCTCGGGCATGGATAACACCCCGAGGGTTTATGAGCATGGTGGCGGCCACGTCCACAAGCATTATGACCATGTGTGGATGTGCTTAACCGCGCAGCAAGCCCTTGCAGCGCTCAGAATTTCTGAAATGGCTGAAAGCGTAAGCGATCACGAAACGCAAAAACTTTTCGAAAAAAAGTATACCCAGCTATTTGATTATATCAACGCGCATATGTGGAACGCCGAGATTGGTTTGTATGTTGATGTCGGGCCGCAGGATCAGCTGACCCGCGTTAAAACACCCGCCGGTGCTTGGCCGTTGCTGTTGAGAAACATAGAAACAGATCGTGCAGAAGCCATTCGCGATAACTTCCTCGATCGCTCAAGTTTCTTCCGCGCCCACCCGATACCGAGCGTTTCTGCGGACCATTTCGTGTATCACCCTCACGGAAATTACTGGCACGGTGCGGTTTGGCCGCCAATGGTCCACTTAGCGATCCGAACATTGCGCGAAAATGGTCAACGCGATGCAGCGCGCTTAATTGCATCTAAGCACCTTTCCAACATCGACGCCGTTTTGAAGTCGACGGGGACCATTTGGGAGAATTATGCCGCTGATAGCATTTCTGAAGGCAATATCTCGCGACCAGAATTTGCTGGATGGACAGCCTGCGGCCCGATCTCTTCTTTGATTGAGACGATTATTGGCATTGAGCTCGATGCACCTAACAACAAAATATCTTGGGACCTCACGCGGCAAGACCGTCACGGCGTTGAACGTTTAAGGCTTGGCGATATCAATGTGTCTCTCATTTACGATCCGGAACGGGATGTTATTCTCGCTGAAGGGTCAGCGCCGTTCACACTCGAGGTTACTATTAACGGCATTTCTCGAGACTTCACGATTTCAGGCAATCGGATCGTGATAGATAGCCCAAGCCTGCGAGGAGTGGGCGAATGA
- the ugpC gene encoding sn-glycerol-3-phosphate ABC transporter ATP-binding protein UgpC has translation MTEVSLNGVRKVYPNGHVGVHGASFDIQSGEFIVLVGPSGCGKSTTLRMIAGLEEISDGELRIDGDVVNDVAPKDRNITMVFQNYALYPHMNVYDNMAFGLRNRKHPEDEIKRRVEEAADTLGLTEILKRKPKQLSGGQRQRVAVGRSIVRRRGVFLFDEPLSNLDAKMRVQMRGEMARLHRTLGKTMIYVTHDQVEAMTLADRIIVMEAGQIRQIATPLELYKQPANKFVAGFIGSPAMNFFEGTIRQDDGLVFDGKSIGPMVKIPDAASETLGGQIGRQITLGVRPEHAKANSIEQSSDRISIPGSVEAFETTGGEAFVYLKVDGSEEPAVARVAPEPIVKPDTAMHFSVDPSQMHFFDSETGATLARTL, from the coding sequence ATGACGGAGGTCAGCCTTAACGGCGTTCGCAAAGTATACCCAAACGGACATGTCGGGGTGCACGGCGCCAGTTTCGATATTCAGTCCGGCGAGTTTATTGTTCTCGTGGGGCCATCTGGTTGCGGAAAAAGTACAACCTTGCGCATGATCGCGGGGCTCGAAGAAATCTCAGATGGTGAGCTGCGTATTGATGGCGACGTCGTCAATGACGTTGCCCCAAAGGATCGCAACATCACAATGGTGTTTCAAAATTATGCGCTTTATCCGCATATGAATGTCTACGACAATATGGCGTTCGGTTTGCGCAATCGCAAACACCCCGAGGACGAGATCAAAAGAAGAGTTGAGGAAGCAGCTGATACTTTGGGGCTGACTGAAATCCTTAAGAGAAAGCCAAAACAGCTCTCTGGGGGGCAGCGTCAACGCGTAGCGGTAGGACGCTCTATCGTGCGTCGCCGGGGTGTTTTTCTGTTCGATGAGCCACTTTCAAATCTTGATGCCAAAATGCGCGTTCAAATGCGTGGCGAGATGGCGCGCCTGCACCGCACGCTTGGCAAAACGATGATCTATGTAACCCATGACCAAGTTGAAGCCATGACGCTAGCTGACCGGATCATTGTCATGGAGGCAGGCCAGATTCGTCAGATCGCAACTCCGCTGGAATTGTACAAGCAGCCTGCGAACAAGTTCGTCGCTGGCTTCATTGGTTCGCCGGCAATGAATTTTTTTGAAGGGACTATTCGCCAAGATGACGGTCTAGTCTTTGACGGAAAATCGATTGGCCCTATGGTCAAAATTCCGGATGCGGCAAGTGAAACATTGGGCGGTCAGATTGGGCGTCAAATCACGCTTGGCGTTCGCCCAGAGCACGCAAAAGCGAACTCAATAGAACAATCGAGCGATCGCATCTCAATTCCAGGCAGCGTGGAAGCGTTTGAAACAACAGGCGGCGAAGCTTTTGTTTATCTAAAGGTGGATGGCAGCGAGGAGCCGGCTGTCGCGCGTGTGGCGCCAGAACCTATTGTTAAGCCTGATACAGCTATGCATTTCTCAGTCGATCCGTCACAAATGCACTTCTTTGACAGCGAAACTGGAGCAACGCTTGCAAGAACTCTGTAA
- a CDS encoding sugar ABC transporter permease produces the protein MMFWKKMGREEKEEALTAYAFLLIPLAVLSLSTFGPILFSFVLAFFDWNLLTDERPFIGFGHFFELAGDDVFHIALRNTVIYAVGVVPIQTMLALLLAVAVNQKIPARAFFRAAFYVPAITSSVVTSVIFLWIYSKTGLLNYFLSGLGITGPDWIGDPQYALGSIMALNIWSTSGYFMIAFLAGLQGIPGSLYEAARMDAAGPWTRFWQITVPSLRPTIFFVVTLGLIGSFQVFDQIYVMSNGGPANATTTMSYYIYNSAFGHFRFGYASAASIVLFLIILGLTLIQRRILEPEENR, from the coding sequence ATGATGTTCTGGAAAAAAATGGGCCGCGAAGAAAAAGAAGAAGCCTTAACGGCCTATGCCTTTTTGCTCATCCCACTCGCGGTTCTCAGCCTATCAACTTTTGGCCCAATCCTATTCTCATTCGTGCTTGCGTTTTTTGACTGGAACCTGCTTACCGATGAGCGCCCATTTATCGGCTTCGGCCATTTTTTCGAACTCGCCGGCGACGACGTCTTTCATATCGCCCTTCGAAACACCGTGATCTATGCCGTGGGCGTCGTGCCAATTCAAACCATGTTGGCGCTCTTACTCGCGGTTGCTGTAAACCAGAAAATTCCCGCCCGAGCGTTTTTCCGAGCGGCGTTTTACGTGCCAGCGATCACCTCTTCAGTGGTGACATCAGTTATTTTTCTTTGGATCTACTCTAAAACGGGTTTGCTCAACTACTTTCTCTCTGGTCTTGGCATCACCGGCCCCGACTGGATCGGCGACCCTCAATATGCACTCGGTTCCATCATGGCGCTTAATATTTGGTCGACCTCCGGCTACTTCATGATTGCCTTTTTAGCTGGACTTCAGGGCATTCCAGGCTCACTTTATGAAGCTGCTCGTATGGACGCGGCCGGACCGTGGACGCGCTTTTGGCAAATCACGGTGCCCAGTCTGCGACCGACCATTTTTTTCGTGGTCACGCTCGGGCTCATCGGCTCATTCCAGGTTTTCGACCAGATTTACGTCATGTCCAATGGCGGCCCGGCAAATGCAACCACGACGATGAGCTATTATATTTATAATAGCGCGTTTGGGCACTTCCGGTTCGGATACGCCTCAGCTGCCTCAATCGTGTTGTTCTTAATTATTTTGGGCCTGACGCTGATCCAGCGCAGAATTCTTGAGCCGGAGGAGAACCGATGA
- a CDS encoding helix-turn-helix transcriptional regulator has protein sequence MPIKVRLAEVMLDRGVTLTELSVSVGVTMANLSNLKRGHVKAVRFSTLEAICRHLKCQPGEVLEFSRGTDL, from the coding sequence ATGCCAATAAAAGTACGATTAGCTGAGGTCATGTTAGACAGAGGCGTTACTCTAACAGAACTGTCTGTTTCAGTCGGCGTAACCATGGCCAACCTCTCTAATCTAAAACGAGGCCACGTCAAAGCCGTTCGTTTCTCAACTTTGGAGGCAATTTGCCGGCACCTGAAATGCCAACCAGGCGAGGTTCTTGAATTTAGTCGTGGCACCGATCTCTAA
- a CDS encoding LacI family DNA-binding transcriptional regulator has product MTNETTTTRSGRTTIYDVAERAGVSAKTVARVINHEKHVGQKTKEKVEAVLAEMNYQPNTVAKRLGLKDDRSFLIGLLYDNPSANYISRLLIGTLERCDDYGYRLAAESVTPERVDPEATRKPDLIDRSDLDGIIVTAPISDDMPLIERLERAGHQIIRIAPFKEPDRTPRVYFDDTDAAHQITKHLIELGHSKIAHIEGLARHGSASARLQGYVRAMEEAELDTPHYFMLRGDYTFAAGMEHAKALLSRDDRPTAIFAANDEMAAGVMYAAQGFGLSIPEDLSVAGFDDIPLSRIIEPNVTTIRQPLEEMARAAAELLITIQAGQKAAKGAETKLDCSLLSRDSTGPAPVS; this is encoded by the coding sequence ATGACGAACGAAACAACCACGACGCGCAGCGGGCGCACAACAATATATGATGTTGCTGAACGGGCAGGTGTTTCAGCAAAAACGGTTGCACGCGTCATCAATCACGAAAAGCATGTCGGTCAAAAAACGAAAGAGAAAGTCGAAGCCGTTCTGGCTGAGATGAATTATCAACCCAACACAGTGGCAAAACGGCTGGGATTGAAGGATGATCGTTCATTTCTCATCGGACTGTTATATGACAATCCGAGCGCCAACTATATTAGCCGATTGCTCATCGGCACGCTCGAACGTTGTGATGATTACGGTTATAGATTGGCCGCAGAAAGCGTCACACCGGAGCGTGTTGATCCGGAAGCGACAAGAAAACCAGACCTGATAGATCGAAGCGACCTGGATGGAATTATAGTTACCGCACCGATTAGTGACGATATGCCCTTAATCGAGCGCCTGGAACGGGCCGGACACCAAATTATTCGCATCGCGCCTTTTAAAGAACCTGATCGCACACCTCGGGTTTACTTTGATGATACGGATGCCGCGCACCAAATAACAAAGCACCTAATTGAACTCGGTCATAGCAAAATCGCACATATTGAGGGCCTGGCGCGGCACGGGTCAGCGTCCGCTCGCCTACAAGGCTATGTGCGCGCTATGGAGGAAGCTGAACTCGATACACCGCATTATTTTATGTTGCGCGGGGATTATACATTTGCGGCCGGAATGGAGCATGCCAAGGCGCTGCTGAGCCGAGATGATCGACCGACAGCCATCTTTGCGGCAAATGACGAAATGGCCGCGGGCGTTATGTATGCCGCTCAAGGTTTTGGATTATCAATTCCAGAAGATTTATCTGTCGCGGGATTCGACGACATTCCTCTGTCTCGAATTATAGAACCAAATGTTACGACGATACGTCAGCCTCTGGAAGAAATGGCGCGTGCAGCGGCCGAATTGTTGATCACAATTCAAGCCGGACAAAAAGCCGCCAAAGGTGCGGAAACAAAGCTGGACTGTAGCCTTCTTTCGCGAGATTCCACAGGCCCGGCACCGGTGTCATAA
- a CDS encoding carbohydrate ABC transporter permease, which yields MSGFDGKDTLSKRATRFGAFALLIIATLIFLSPFIWSISLSFQEPGDVLRWPVKLIPDPATLENYVRLFTELSFPRWLFNSLLIVLVVTACNLFFDALAGYAFARMRFPGKDLIFMAFLATLMVPGHVTLVPKFMLLNEFGWINTYQGLIAPGIVQVFGIFLMKQFFESVPRELEEAARIDGCSRFETFYKVVLPISKAPLVALGIYTFQGNWNDFLWPVIVTTTPDMYTLPMGMAMFRYEFKVEWTMLMAGSVFIALPMLIIFLSFQRLFIQSAASSGLKG from the coding sequence ATGAGCGGATTTGACGGCAAGGACACACTTTCCAAACGCGCCACGCGGTTTGGCGCGTTTGCCCTACTCATTATTGCAACTCTGATTTTTCTATCTCCATTCATTTGGTCGATCTCCCTGTCATTTCAGGAGCCAGGAGACGTGTTGCGGTGGCCGGTAAAATTGATCCCGGACCCGGCGACGCTAGAAAACTATGTCCGCTTATTTACAGAGCTGTCGTTTCCCAGATGGCTGTTCAACAGCTTGCTTATCGTGCTCGTAGTCACCGCCTGCAATCTCTTCTTCGACGCGCTCGCGGGTTACGCGTTTGCGCGCATGAGATTTCCCGGAAAGGATCTCATCTTCATGGCGTTTCTGGCGACCTTGATGGTGCCCGGGCACGTCACTTTGGTTCCGAAGTTCATGCTGCTCAATGAGTTTGGTTGGATCAACACCTATCAAGGTTTGATCGCGCCCGGGATTGTTCAGGTTTTCGGGATCTTTTTGATGAAACAGTTCTTTGAGTCGGTCCCGCGGGAGCTGGAGGAGGCCGCACGGATTGATGGCTGCAGTCGATTTGAGACCTTTTACAAGGTCGTGCTGCCGATTTCCAAAGCCCCGCTTGTTGCGCTTGGCATCTACACGTTCCAGGGCAATTGGAACGATTTCTTGTGGCCGGTCATCGTCACAACGACCCCTGATATGTACACGCTTCCCATGGGCATGGCGATGTTCCGCTATGAGTTCAAAGTTGAGTGGACGATGCTGATGGCAGGTTCGGTCTTCATCGCCCTGCCCATGCTCATCATCTTTTTGAGCTTTCAACGCCTCTTCATTCAGAGCGCCGCATCAAGCGGGCTGAAGGGATAG
- a CDS encoding ABC transporter substrate-binding protein has translation MMIRILFASMLSFIVSACGSSGEDGIRLTGWVSSPVEDELVREMVAEFSAENPEILLKYHPIQANYPQKLQLMLGTNTAPEVFMLEAFWAPAMINYEVLAPLDDLVKSDAEFAVDDFEPALLAAFEQDGKLYGIPKDYSTLALFYNPDMLADAGFDRPPATWAELELYAQALSVDLDGDGQTDRYGLGVDPSLEYLLPFVWQNGGEILDEDGKFDAGNPALKDTLTWLQSLKQRGWLGHSTDVGGAWNMDGFGRERFAMALSGNWAVNFMDETFPGTPYEIAELPAGKERASIAYVVGYVMPAQSENTQQAWTLLSYLTSIHGQQRWVERGIALPPRQSIAAKARLEDDPKTAAFVRSAAYARTWQVGSNQRVLDEAETMLQSIFLLDRPVEDALERMANRLENAR, from the coding sequence ATGATGATCCGAATTCTCTTTGCCTCAATGCTTTCGTTCATCGTCTCGGCGTGCGGAAGCAGCGGCGAAGACGGAATTCGGTTAACCGGCTGGGTATCTAGCCCCGTGGAAGATGAGCTCGTCCGCGAGATGGTTGCAGAGTTCTCCGCCGAGAACCCTGAAATACTGCTGAAATACCATCCGATACAAGCCAATTACCCCCAAAAGCTTCAACTGATGCTGGGCACCAATACCGCGCCCGAAGTGTTTATGCTTGAAGCGTTTTGGGCGCCGGCGATGATTAATTATGAGGTGCTGGCGCCATTAGATGACCTTGTAAAATCGGATGCGGAATTTGCAGTTGATGATTTCGAACCGGCACTGCTCGCAGCCTTTGAGCAGGATGGAAAACTCTACGGAATTCCAAAAGACTATTCCACGCTAGCGCTATTCTACAATCCTGACATGCTGGCCGATGCCGGTTTCGATCGACCGCCCGCGACATGGGCTGAATTGGAACTTTATGCGCAAGCGCTCAGCGTTGACCTAGACGGCGATGGGCAGACGGATCGATACGGCCTGGGTGTTGATCCCAGCCTTGAGTATTTACTTCCATTTGTCTGGCAAAATGGCGGTGAAATTCTCGACGAGGATGGCAAGTTTGATGCGGGCAATCCCGCGCTAAAGGACACCCTCACCTGGCTCCAATCACTTAAGCAACGTGGATGGTTGGGGCATTCGACCGATGTTGGCGGCGCCTGGAACATGGATGGGTTTGGACGCGAGCGCTTTGCGATGGCGCTCTCTGGAAACTGGGCCGTCAATTTCATGGATGAAACTTTTCCAGGCACGCCTTATGAGATCGCAGAACTACCAGCTGGAAAAGAGCGCGCATCGATTGCTTATGTCGTGGGATATGTGATGCCAGCTCAAAGCGAGAATACTCAGCAGGCATGGACGCTGCTTAGTTATCTGACCAGCATACACGGCCAGCAGCGCTGGGTGGAGCGCGGCATTGCGTTACCGCCGCGCCAATCCATTGCCGCAAAAGCTCGGTTAGAAGATGACCCGAAGACTGCAGCCTTCGTTCGCAGCGCAGCTTATGCCCGCACGTGGCAGGTCGGGAGCAATCAACGCGTTTTGGATGAAGCTGAAACGATGTTGCAATCGATCTTTCTCTTAGACCGCCCGGTGGAGGACGCATTGGAGCGGATGGCCAATCGTTTGGAGAACGCGCGATGA